One Dermochelys coriacea isolate rDerCor1 chromosome 21, rDerCor1.pri.v4, whole genome shotgun sequence genomic window carries:
- the DEF6 gene encoding differentially expressed in FDCP 6 homolog, whose translation MDLRAELLKSIWYAFTALDVEKSGKVSKSQLKVLSHNLYTVLHIPHDPVALEEHFRDDDDGPVSSQGYMPYLNKYILDKVEEGAFVKEDFDELCWTLTAKKNYKPDRNGNSVVSHKDAFKLWCLFNFLSEDKYPLVMVPDEVEYLLKKVCTSMNVELNCCELDDYLSQDPQHQNGMTVWQFLDLVNSGKLLRGFEREAVSMAIEEVYQEVIEDMLKQGYLWKKGQLRRNWSERWFTLKPSALSYYMSEERKEKKGSIALDKHCCVEVLPDREGKRCMFCVKTSSRTYEMSASDTKQRQEWTLAIQTAIRLQAEGKKSLHKDLKQKRREQREQRERRKAAKEEEMQRLKQLQEEKERKLQELELLKEAQRQAELLLQEEEQRRRLQHEEMQRTLEIQLKEAEQARASMQAEMVLKEVEAERQRKRIVELEEMQERLQEALHQEVKARQDEESVRYAQARLLAEEEEKLKELMKLKEEQEEYIIQTQREKQVLKQEMENKSKYLEDAQKQLEAVRENRQRVDQDVMAAQRKLRQASTNVKHWNVQMNRLMHPIGPGEKRSTTCGGFPSIPPVLLTRRESSLKLRQRLEDKNYDLEREDSKNVNNGETRRLSLSPDMDTMATEPSN comes from the exons GTGCTCTCTCATAACCTGTACACGGTGCTTCATATCCCCCATGACCCAGTGGCGCTGGAGGAGCATTTCCGGGATGACGACGACGGACCGGTATCGAGCCAGGGCTACATGCCTTACCTCAACAAATACATCCTGGATAAG GTGGAGGAAGGGGCTTTTGTcaaggaggattttgatgagCTCTGCTGGACATTGACAGCAAAGAAGAACTACAAGCCTGACCGGAATGGGAACAGTGTCGTGTCCCATAAGGATGCCTTCAAGCTCTGGTGTCTCTTTAACTTCCTCTCTGAAGACAAATACCCTCTTGTCATGGTCCCAGATGAG GTGGAGTACCTGCTGAAGAAGGTCTGCACCTCCATGAACGTGGAGCTGAACTGCTGCGAGCTGGACGACTACCTCTCGCAGGATCCCCAGCACCAGAACGGCATGACGGTCTGGCAGTTCCTGGACCTGGTGAACTCGGGGAAACTCCTGCGGGGGTTTGAGCGGGAGGCTGTCAGCATGGCCATTGAAGAGGTGTACCAGGAGGTCATTGAGGACATGCTTAAACAG GGTTACCTCTGGAAGAAGGGCCAGCTGAGGCGGAACTGGTCCGAGCGATGGTTCACACTAAAGCCCAGCGCCCTCTCCTACTACATGAGTGAGGAGCGGAAGGAGAAGAAAGGCAGCATTGCCTTGGATAAACACTGCTGCGTGGAG GTCCTGCCTGACCGGGAAGGGAAAAGGTGCATGTTCTGCGTGAAAACCTCTTCCCGCACGTATGAGATGAGTGCCTCGGACACCAAGCAGCGGCAGGAGTGGACGCTAG ccaTTCAGACGGCGATCCGGTTGCAAGCAGAGGGGAAGAAGTCCCTGCACAAGGACCTGAAGCAGAAGCGCCGGGAGCAGCGGGAGCAGCGGGAGAGGCGGAAGGCCGCCAAGGAGGAGGAGATGCAGCGCCTcaagcagctgcaggaggagaaggagcggaagctgcaggagctggagctgctcaAGGAGGCCCAGCGGCAggcggagctgctgctgcaggaggaagAGCAGCGGCGCCGGCTGCAGCACGAGGAGATGCAGAGGACCTTGGAGATCCAGCTAAAGGAGGCTGAGCAG GCTCGCGCCTCCATGCAGGCTGAGATGGTGCTGAAGGAGGTGGAGGCCGAGCGGCAGCGGAAACGGATCGTGGAGCTGGAGGAGATGCAGGAGCGGCTCCAGGAGGCCCTGCACCAGGAGGTGAAGGCACGGCAGGACGAGGAGTCTGTGAGATACGCCCAGGCCAG GTtgctggctgaggaggaggagaagctgaaAGAGCTGATGAAGCtgaaggaggagcaggaggagtacATCATCCAGACCCAGCGGGAGAAGCAGGTCCTGAAGCAGGAGATGGAAAACAAGAGCAAATATTTGGAAGATGCCCAAAAGCAGCTGGAAGCAGTGagagagaacaggcagagggtagACCAGGATGTCATG GCGGCCCAGAGGAAGCTCCGACAGGCCAGCACCAATGTCAAGCACTGGAACGTCCAGATGAATCGACTGATGCACCCCATTGGGCCAGGAG AGAAGCGTTCGACAACGTGTGGAGGATTCCCCAGCATCCCACCCGTGCTCCTCACCAGGAGGGAGTCATCCCTCAAGCTCAGGCAGAGATTAGAAGATAAGAATTATGATCTTGAGAGGGAAGACAGCAAGAACGTGAACAACGGAGAGACCAGGAGGCTGTCGCTATCTCCTGACATGGACACCATGGCCACAGAACCCTCCAACTAG